In a single window of the Streptacidiphilus sp. P02-A3a genome:
- a CDS encoding cellulase family glycosylhydrolase: MRPPIRLTAVAAVTAGFAAVLLPLAGPSAAATATASCGVSYADTNDWGSGFTASVTITDTGGAAISGWTLGFGYAGNQTLQSGWNGTWSQSGSQVTVTAPSWSSGIAAGSSYTTEANFGYSGSNSAPTAFTVNGVVCGTGTGPSPSPSASPTPTPTPTPTPTPTPTPTPSASATATPTAPAGSAPQLHVSGNKLVDATGRTVTLHGVNRSGAEFSCVQGTGIFDGPVDQASVSAMTAWGINAVRVPLNEDCWLGLSDVDSAYAGSSYITAIKNYVSLLHQNGLVAILDLHWTDGVYTGNSSACSSATATCQKPMPDAAEAIPFWTSVASTFKGDDATVFDLFNEPYPDRASSTATQAWTCWRDGGTCPGIGYQVAGMQSMVNAVRSTGADNVLMLGGLAYSNDLSQWLAYEPTDPDHDLAASWHSYNFNTCSSASCWNSQVAPVLAQVPLVTGELGENDCAATYLNSLLPWLDQEGASYLAWTWNTWDCSSGPSLISDYSGTPTAYGAGFKAHLASLG; the protein is encoded by the coding sequence ATGAGACCCCCGATCAGGCTCACCGCGGTCGCGGCCGTCACGGCGGGCTTCGCCGCCGTGCTGCTGCCGCTGGCCGGACCCAGCGCCGCCGCCACCGCCACCGCCTCGTGCGGCGTCAGCTACGCGGACACCAACGACTGGGGCAGCGGCTTCACCGCCTCGGTCACCATCACCGACACCGGCGGCGCGGCGATCAGCGGCTGGACCCTCGGCTTCGGCTACGCCGGAAACCAGACCCTGCAGAGCGGCTGGAACGGCACCTGGTCCCAGTCGGGCAGCCAGGTCACCGTCACCGCGCCGAGTTGGAGCAGCGGCATCGCCGCCGGGAGCAGCTACACCACCGAGGCCAACTTCGGTTACTCCGGCAGCAACAGCGCGCCCACGGCGTTCACCGTCAACGGCGTGGTCTGCGGCACCGGCACCGGCCCGTCGCCCTCGCCCTCCGCCTCCCCGACCCCGACGCCGACACCCACGCCCACGCCGACACCCACGCCCACGCCGACCCCCAGTGCCTCGGCGACCGCGACGCCCACCGCACCCGCTGGGAGCGCTCCCCAGCTGCATGTCTCCGGCAACAAGCTGGTCGACGCCACCGGCCGGACGGTCACCCTGCACGGGGTGAACCGTTCCGGCGCGGAGTTCTCCTGTGTCCAGGGCACCGGGATCTTCGACGGGCCGGTCGACCAGGCCTCCGTCTCGGCGATGACCGCCTGGGGCATCAACGCCGTCCGGGTCCCGCTCAACGAGGACTGCTGGCTCGGCCTGTCCGACGTGGACTCCGCCTACGCGGGCAGCAGCTACATCACCGCGATCAAGAACTACGTCTCGCTGCTGCACCAGAACGGCCTGGTCGCGATCCTCGACCTGCACTGGACCGACGGGGTCTACACCGGCAACTCCTCCGCCTGCTCCAGTGCCACCGCGACCTGCCAGAAGCCGATGCCCGACGCGGCCGAGGCGATCCCGTTCTGGACCTCGGTCGCCAGCACCTTCAAGGGTGACGACGCCACCGTGTTCGACCTGTTCAACGAGCCCTACCCGGACCGGGCCAGCAGCACCGCCACCCAGGCGTGGACCTGCTGGCGCGACGGCGGCACCTGCCCGGGCATCGGCTACCAGGTCGCCGGGATGCAGTCGATGGTGAACGCGGTACGGTCCACCGGCGCGGACAACGTGCTGATGCTGGGCGGTCTGGCCTACTCCAACGACCTCAGCCAGTGGCTGGCCTACGAGCCCACCGACCCGGACCACGACCTGGCCGCGTCCTGGCACTCGTACAACTTCAACACCTGTAGCAGCGCCTCCTGCTGGAACAGCCAGGTGGCCCCGGTGCTGGCGCAGGTGCCGCTGGTCACCGGTGAACTCGGCGAGAACGACTGCGCCGCGACCTACCTGAACTCGCTGCTGCCCTGGCTCGACCAGGAGGGCGCCTCCTACCTCGCCTGGACCTGGAACACCTGGGACTGCAGCTCGGGGCCGTCGCTGATCAGCGACTACAGCGGCACCCCGACCGCCTACGGCGCGGGCTTCAAGGCACACCTGGCCTCGCTGGGTTAG